The following coding sequences lie in one Eremothecium sinecaudum strain ATCC 58844 chromosome IV, complete sequence genomic window:
- the RPO41 gene encoding DNA-directed RNA polymerase (Syntenic homolog of Ashbya gossypii ACR224C; Syntenic homolog of Saccharomyces cerevisiae YFL036W (RPO41)), with protein MLRYPRLLKEARSGKVVSSLSCHHAHVEPFQHYARFNTLQQKANFSSGGIIGASADLGFEKSAKASVYTDFSPFDSSFAAVESAERSTAMSLWSLLEACLSANYIDRSYSILQSLYELKTHRHLFINEYNRYLTKYCDMETSTDNLKQKVFNDFKNNFTSCSYNDTTLAILIRHALTHSPTKEIARENIQVFLQMALKGTKSIMSNIKIFSINDYKSLYKELGVIAVSDMPESISSLVIKTIVDPTLNKESSAEHTEIEEEVSSVEKDAAQLLSVGTFGLRAVKHSLLGLSITDDQKEQLSRVIDPLLKACEPVNQSANFFDIYKTLKTPEERKAFDDFLEEFNQDRQRDLENRSLDAAKERWQREYQASQNRGDLNINKSLNVRLWEWYHAMLPLLKEEMRMCKDVVDGNVKGVDKERSQYAPYLLLLKPEKMCVITILELLALNSTGGVAGGMRTARAVLSVGKAVEMEFRSEAVLNSENQMFKEYSKNSQELKRLVQSAKSTFRQAKVEEHKFLWPHPIRAKIGSLLISMLIHVAKVPVKGTDPVTNEVVHGEAPAFCHTFQYRVGSKIGVLKLHTTLTVALSGQRLNASVQPQHLPMLVKPRPWTSWNSGGYLYTQTTLIRTRDSPEQIAYLKAVSDKLDNVYKGMNVLGDTPWTVNKTMLNIISTIWNSGEGFLDIPPQKEDVELPPRPPRDADPLILKHWRNECKFKTLEFRSDRSVRCDSNYKLEIARAFLGEKFYFPHSLDFRGRAYPIAPHFNHLGNDMCRSLLLFWDGRRLGPEGLKWLKIHLANLYGMDKAPFEDRIKFTEDNLEHVKESAENPLNGKGWWKKADKPWQCLATCLELNEAYKLENPEDFVSHQPVHQDGSCNGLQHYAALGGDLEGARQVNLVPSEKPRDVYKHVAKLVTERLKKAALAGDDKAILLQDKITRKIVKRTVMTNVYGVTFIGAAAQIDKELQDELPEDADCYALSRYLARHVFASIRELFHAAHLIQDWLAESAKKISRSVRLDLELDKSRKVDSSMMMTSVIWTTPLGLPVVQPYRDLKRKQIRTNLQTVFISDPFAINAVNGRRQTAGLPPNFIHSLDASHMLLSAVASAKHGLRFAAVHDSYWTHASDVDTMNNELRKEFVRMYSVDLIQRLKNEFDERYADYVEIKYIKKSSEIGSGLIALRRDISNKLGRQITIADEISMERERLKLLRSLDPIENKKGEEMVTTISFLEGKDFAEYEVPYSVSNSCMILAPMKFSSVPPKGEYDIKELLNSKYFFS; from the coding sequence ATGTTGAGATACCCAAGGCTTCTAAAAGAGGCTAGATCGGGCAAGGTTGTGTCTTCTCTATCATGTCATCATGCACATGTCGAACCTTTTCAGCATTATGCAAGATTCAACACGCTGCAGCAAAAAGCCAACTTTAGTTCTGGTGGGATTATTGGAGCGTCTGCGGATCTAGGGTTTGAAAAGTCTGCTAAGGCTTCTGTATACACGGATTTTTCTCCTTTTGACTCTTCTTTCGCTGCGGTCGAGTCTGCAGAGCGGAGTACTGCAATGTCGTTATGGTCTTTACTTGAGGCTTGTTTGTCGGCTAATTATATTGATAGGTCCTATTCAATATTGCAGTCTCTGTATGAGCTGAAAACTCATCGTCATCTTTTTATTAATGAGTATAACAGATACCTAACGAAATATTGCGACATGGAAACTTCTACTGATAATTTGAAACAGAAAGTATTTAACGACTTCAAAAACAATTTCACAAGTTGCAGTTACAATGATACTACTCTGGCTATATTGATCCGTCATGCACTAACTCACTCCCCAACGAAAGAGATAGCCAGAGAAAATATTCAAGTCTTTCTGCAAATGGCTCTGAAAGGGACAAAGTCGATCATGAGCAACATTAAGATATTTTCTATCAATGATTATAAGTCCTTATACAAGGAACTAGGTGTAATAGCTGTTTCTGATATGCCAGAATCGATTTCATCTTTGGTGATAAAAACGATTGTAGACCCTACACTAAATAAGGAATCATCTGCAGAACATACTGAAatagaagaagaagtatCTTCGGTAGAGAAAGATGCTGCACAGTTACTTTCCGTCGGAACTTTTGGTTTGCGTGCAGTTAAACATAGTTTATTAGGTCTTTCCATTACTGATGATCAAAAAGAACAACTTAGTAGGGTAATTGATCCACTTTTGAAGGCCTGTGAACCTGTAAATCAAAGCGCGAACTTTTTTGATATTTACAAAACATTAAAGACTCCTGAAGAGCGCAAAGCGTTTGACGACTTTTTGGAGGAATTTAATCAAGATAGACAGCGGGATTTGGAGAATAGATCTTTAGATGCTGCTAAAGAACGTTGGCAACGTGAATACCAAGCATCACAGAACAGGGGTGATTTAAACATCAATAAGAGCCTCAACGTGAGACTTTGGGAGTGGTATCATGCAATGCTTCCCTTACTGAAGGAAGAAATGAGGATGTGTAAGGATGTAGTTGATGGCAACGTAAAAGGCGTCGATAAGGAGAGATCACAGTATGCTCCATACTTACTGTTATTGAAACCAGAAAAAATGTGTGTAATCACCATTTTGGAATTGTTAGCATTGAATTCTACTGGTGGCGTTGCTGGTGGTATGAGAACTGCAAGGGCAGTGCTTTCTGTAGGAAAAGCTGTGGAAATGGAGTTTAGATCAGAAGCAGTTCTAAACAGTGAAAATCAGATGTTTAAGGAATACAGTAAAAATTCTCAGGAGTTAAAGAGGTTAGTTCAGAGCGCAAAATCGACATTCAGACAAGCAAAAGTTGAGGAGCATAAGTTTTTATGGCCTCATCCTATAAGGGCTAAAATCGGTTCTCTGCTTATATCTATGTTAATCCACGTTGCAAAAGTTCCTGTTAAAGGTACTGATCCAGTCACTAATGAAGTTGTTCACGGTGAAGCACCGGCATTTTGTCATACCTTTCAATATAGAGTTGGTAGTAAGATTGGAGTATTAAAGCTCCACACGACGTTAACAGTTGCATTAAGCGGTCAAAGATTGAACGCCAGTGTTCAACCTCAACATTTACCGATGCTGGTTAAGCCACGGCCATGGACGTCGTGGAATTCCGGAGGCTACCTGTATACACAAACGACTTTAATTCGGACTAGGGATTCGCCGGAGCAAATTGCATACCTAAAAGCCGTTTCGGATAAACTAGACAATGTCTACAAGGGGATGAATGTCTTGGGTGATACTCCGTGGACTGTAAACAAAACGATGTTGAATATAATATCAACCATTTGGAATAGCGGTGAAGGTTTCTTAGATATCCCTCCGCAAAAAGAGGACGTGGAATTACCACCAAGACCTCCAAGAGATGCAGATCCGTTAATATTAAAACACTGGAGGAACGAATGTAAATTTAAAACACTCGAGTTCCGTTCTGATAGGTCTGTAAGATGCGACTCTAATTATAAGCTAGAGATTGCAAGAGCATTTTTAGGGGAAAAGTTTTACTTTCCTCATAGTTTAGATTTTAGAGGACGTGCTTACCCTATAGCTCCTCATTTCAATCATTTGGGTAATGACATGTGTAGGTCCCTTTTACTTTTCTGGGATGGTAGACGGTTAGGTCCTGAGGGATTGAAATGGTTGAAGATCCATTTAGCCAACCTTTATGGTATGGATAAAGCTCCATTTGAAGATCGTATTAAGTTCACTGAAGATAATCTAGAACATGTCAAAGAATCTGCTGAAAACCCACTTAACGGCAAGGGCTGGTGGAAAAAGGCTGACAAACCATGGCAATGCTTAGCAACATGTCTTGAACTTAATGAAGCTTACAAGTTAGAGAATCCCGAAGACTTTGTCTCACACCAACCTGTACACCAGGACGGTTCCTGTAATGGTCTGCAGCATTATGCAGCACTAGGTGGTGATCTTGAGGGTGCTCGACAAGTTAATCTTGTTCCAAGTGAGAAACCCAGAGATGTTTATAAACATGTTGCGAAACTAGTCACTGAAAGGTTAAAGAAGGCAGCGTTGGCAGGTGATGATAAGGCGATTTTGCTGCAAGATAAAATTACAAGAAAGATCGTTAAACGTACTGTGATGACTAACGTCTATGGTGTTACTTTTATCGGTGCAGCAGCCCAGATTGATAAAGAGTTGCAGGACGAGCTACCAGAAGATGCGGACTGTTATGCTTTATCACGTTATCTGGCCAGACATGTTTTTGCTAGTATTCGTGAACTGTTCCATGCTGCTCACTTAATTCAAGATTGGTTGGCGGAAAGTGCGAAAAAAATCTCCAGATCTGTGAGGTTGGATCTAGAACTTGACAAGTCAAGGAAAGTAGACAGTTCTATGATGATGACATCAGTTATTTGGACTACTCCTCTAGGATTGCCAGTGGTTCAACCTTACAGGGATTTAAAGAGAAAACAAATTAGGACGAATTTGCAAACTGTATTTATTTCCGATCCATTTGCTATCAATGCAGTGAATGGACGTCGTCAAACTGCTGGTTTGCCTCCAAACTTCATACATTCCCTTGACGCTTCGCATATGTTGTTATCGGCAGTTGCATCTGCTAAACATGGTTTAAGGTTTGCTGCAGTCCACGATTCATACTGGACTCACGCCAGTGATGTTGATACAATGAACAACGAATTAAGAAAAGAATTTGTTAGAATGTACAGCGTTGACTTAATCCAGCGATTAAAGAATGAATTTGATGAGCGTTACGCAGATTATGTGGAGATTAAATACATCAAGAAGTCATCTGAAATTGGATCTGGATTAATTGCTTTGAGGCGGGATATCTCAAATAAACTAGGTAGACAAATTACCATCGCCGATGAGATTTCGATGGAGAGGGAAAGATTAAAATTATTGCGGTCTTTGGATCCTATAGAAAATAAGAAGGGAGAGGAAATGGTCACAACTATTTCATTCTTGGAGGGTAAGGACTTTGCGGAATATGAAGTTCCCTACTCTGTCTCGAACAGCTGTATGATTCTAGCCCCAATGAAATTCAGCAGTGTACCACCAAAAGGGGAATATGATATTAAGGAATTGCTTAACAGCAAATACTTTTTCTCTTGA
- the MOB2 gene encoding Mob2p (Syntenic homolog of Ashbya gossypii ACR223W; Syntenic homolog of Saccharomyces cerevisiae YFL034C-B (MOB2); 1-intron in Ashbya gossypii): MSFINSLKGFGRTSKKNKGSPTRTFQATTVNSIYGTPQGNGSRLSLRKGRSPTRRPAVSQVPQSQQQQQQVENDSIQSQEVMFLSEPFVRTALVKGSFKTIVQLPKYVDLGEWIALNVFEFYTNLSQFYGVIAEYVTPEAYPMMNAGPSADYLWLDANNRQVALPAGQYIDLGLTWINNKVNDKNLFPTQSGQPFSKNFLRDIQRIMIQMFRIFAHIYHHHFDKIVHLSLEAHWNSFFAHYISFAKEFNFLDRKEMYPLEPLIESFEMQGKII; encoded by the exons ATGTCGTTTATTAACTCATTGAA AGGTTTTGGCCGAACAAGTAAAAAGAATAAAGGCTCTCCAACTAGAACTTTCCAAGCGACAACTGTTAATTCGATCTACGGTACTCCTCAAGGTAATGGATCAAGGCTGTCGCTGAGGAAAGGTAGGTCGCCTACAAGACGCCCAGCTGTTAGTCAGGTTCCTCAGTcacaacaacagcaacaacaaGTAGAAAATGATTCAATCCAATCTCAAGAGGTAATGTTTCTAAGCGAGCCATTTGTTAGGACCGCTCTGGTAAAAGGTTCTTTTAAAACCATTGTACAACTTCCAAAATATGTCGATCTTGGTGAGTGGATTGCTCTCAATGTATTTGAGTTTTATACGAATTTGAGCCAGTTTTACGGAGTTATAGCAGAATACGTGACGCCTGAAGCCTATCCAATGATGAATGCGGGTCCAAGCGCTGATTATCTATGGCTGGATGCAAATAATAGACAAGTTGCACTACCTGCTGGGCAGTACATAGATTTGGGACTAACGTGGATAAACAACAAAGTTAACGACAAGAACTTGTTCCCTACTCAAAGTGGACAACCATTTTCAAAGAATTTCCTAAGAGACATACAACGAATAATGATCCAGATGTTCAGGATTTTTGCCCATATCTATCACCACCACTTCGACAAAATCGTTCATCTGTCACTTGAGGCTCACTGGAACTCGTTTTTTGCACACTATATCAGTTTTGCGAAAGAATTTAATTTCCTAGATAGAAAGGAGATGTATCCACTTGAACCATTGATCGAGAGTTTTGAGATGCAAGGCAAGATCATCTAA